One stretch of Armigeres subalbatus isolate Guangzhou_Male chromosome 2, GZ_Asu_2, whole genome shotgun sequence DNA includes these proteins:
- the LOC134217860 gene encoding peroxisomal membrane protein PMP34 yields the protein MAQSKPLKEVFSYLSWVHAVSGATGSVIAMSAFYPLDTVRSRLQLEAPERRKALSTWAILKQLVAEEGFATLYRGMVPVLQSLCISNFVYFYTFHSLKALRGSITGGSQSALADLLLGSLAGIVNVFTTTPCWVVNTRLKMKGLGHRLKDSTMHYDNLLDGLIHVGRTEGAKGLWAGAMPSLILVINPAIQFMVYESLKRRMIGDPKHSSSAAFFAIGAIAKAIATVLTYPLQLIQTKLRHGNSDKNLDLPPDTDMVQMLLIILKKQGAAGLFRGLEAKLLQTVLTAALMFMTYEKIARFVTALLVRGKK from the exons ATGGCTCAATCAAAACCCCTGAAGGAAGTCTTCAGTTACCTGTCCTGGGTGCATGCGGTCTCCGGCGCCACG GGTAGCGTTATTGCCATGTCTGCTTTCTACCCACTGGACACGGTTCGTTCTCGTCTTCAAC TGGAAGCGCCAGAACGTCGCAAGGCACTAAGCACATGGGCCATCCTGAAGCAGCTGGTGGCGGAAGAGGGCTTCGCTACGCTCTACCGCGGCATGGTGCCCGTCCTACAAAGTCTCTGTATCTCCAACTTTGTTTACTTCTACACATTCCACAGCCTGAAAGCCCTGCGTGGATCTATCACAGGTGGCAGCCAATCCGCGCTGGCCGATCTTCTACTGGGATCGTTGGCAGGCATTGTTAACGTCTTTACCACCACACCATGTTGGGTGGTCAACACACGCCTGAAGATGAAAGGATTGGGCCATCGGCTGAAGGACAGCACCATGCACTACGACAATCTGCTGGATGGACTTATTCACGTGGGCCGAACAGAAGGAGCCAAAGGGCTCTGGGCGGGAGCAATGCCTTCTCTTATCTTGGTCATCAACCCTGCCATCCAGTTCATGGTGTATGAATCGCTCAAGCGAAGAATGATTGGCGATCCCAAGCATTCCTCGTCAGCTGCATTCTTCGCCATTGGAGCCATTGCTAAAGCGATAGCCACAGTGCTAACCTACCCATTGCagctaatccaaaccaaattgcGCCACGGTAATTCGGATAAGAATTTGGATCTCCCGCCGGACACCGACATGGTACAGATGCTGTTGATAATCCTGAAAAAGCAAGGCGCAGCTGGTTTGTTTCGAGGGCTTGAAGCTAAACTACTGCAGACGGTGCTGACGGCGGCCCTGATGTTCATGACCTACGAGAAGATTGCTCGTTTCGTCACGGCTCTGCTGGTCAGAGGAAAAAAGTGA
- the LOC134217859 gene encoding small ribosomal subunit protein mS22 translates to MLKLPSGTRLFSEIIKNTSTWQTTRWNCAASSGTEGKPFLSYEKDPGPLFIRDDVQKLLKSITRLDLDRIFRKRSVSDNTVEYKFMTDDQLRQEVKQSIGKADRMLQMPPVVDVLRENPKVLSRDGALKGFSEAKMVFTDITFGLKNSKRMIVERLPNGTLQEAAYETRKRLNQIYFPLKGRYARMPKMFEPANLKKILEAKEYEFVLDRACVQFEPYEKQYHDLTATVYLHVTENKAFDLLRSTRHFGPMSFFLAWHRLVDDLLLDMIKRDFLRNGVELITLYASLHDGVEIQTESFDKLKEHVLSTEPPMFEAEDKSLEEIQQDEKYLAAIEQFVIEHCSKKIQLNLAIAAYREMAQERQQLTEGIRKMHGRG, encoded by the exons ATGTTGAAACTTCCATCCGGAACCCGGTTGTTCTCggaaataatcaaaaatacATCCACATGGCAGACGACACGGTGGAACTGCGCCGCCTCTTCCGGCACAGAAGGAAAACCTTTTCTCTCATATG AGAAAGATCCCGGTCCGCTGTTTATACGCGATGACGTTCAAAAGCTACTGAAATCGATTAcccgactggacctggatcgtaTCTTCCGGAAGCGTTCGGTCAGCGACAATACCGTGGAGTACAAATTCATGACCGATGACCAGCTGCGCCAGGAAGTGAAGCAGTCAATAGGCAAAGCAGATCGAATGCTGCAGATGCCGCCGGTCGTCGATGTGTTACGCGAAAATCCTAAAGTACTCTCCAGGGACGGAGCGCTTAAAGGCTTTTCAGAGGCCAAAATGGTTTTTACAGACATCACCTTTGGATTGAAAAACAGCAAAAGGATGATTGTGGAGCGTTTGCCGAATGGGACGCTGCAGGAAGCTGCCTACGAAACCCGCAAGCGtttaaatcaaatttatttCCCGCTAAAGGGCCGATATGCCCGAATGCCCAAAATGTTCGAGCCGGCAAATTTGAAAAAGATCCTGGAAGCAAAGGAGTACGAGTTTGTTTTAGACAGAGCATGCGTTCAGTTTGAGCCGTACGAAAAACAGTACCACGATTTGACGGCCACTGTTTATCTGCATGTGACCGAGAACAAGGCGTTCGATTTGCTACGATCGACAAGACATTTTGGACCGATGAGCTTCTTCCTGGCATGGCACCGATTGGTCGATGATCTTTTGTTGGATATGATCAAACGTGACTTTTTAAGGAATGGAGTTGAACTGATCACGTTGTACGCTTCTCTGCACGATGGCGTTGAGATTCAAACCGAAAGCTTTGATAAGCTTAAGGAACATGTTCTCAGTACGGAACCACCCATGTTTGAGGCAGAGGATAAGAGCCTGGAAGAGATACAACAGGACGAAAAGTACCTCGCGGCGATAGAGCAGTTCGTTATCGAGCATTGTTCCAAGAAAATTCAGCTTAATTTGGCCATCGCGGCTTATCGAGAGATGGCTCAAGAACGGCAACAGCTGACAGAAGGTATTCGTAAAATGCACGGAAGAGGATAA
- the LOC134217861 gene encoding uncharacterized HIT-like protein slr1234 — translation MNRLIVPAGLIQRLISPQKLGWPLSHPFRMLATTGNPKPPVPNADTIFDKIIRRQIPADIIFEDEKCLAFNDVSPQGPVHFLVIPKRCIPKLEDGQPADGELFGHLMLVAGQLGRERAPQGFRLVINNGEHGCQTVFHLHLHVIGGRQLGWPPG, via the coding sequence ATGAATCGTCTCATCGTTCCTGCTGGGCTAATCCAGCGTTTAATATCGCCACAAAAACTCGGCTGGCCACTGTCGCATCCCTTCCGGATGCTCGCAACCACCGGTAATCCAAAGCCACCGGTTCCCAATGCCGACACGATATTCGACAAAATCATCCGCCGCCAGATACCGGCGGATATCATCTTCGAAGATGAAAAGTGTCTGGCCTTCAACGATGTGTCTCCCCAGGGTCCGGTGCATTTTCTGGTTATCCCAAAGCGGTGCATCCCGAAACTGGAGGATGGACAGCCTGCCGATGGAGAACTGTTTGGGCATCTGATGCTGGTGGCCGGTCAGCTGGGTAGAGAGCGGGCCCCGCAAGGATTTCGGCTCGTAATAAACAACGGCGAACATGGCTGCCAGACGGTTTTTCATTTACATTTGCATGTCATCGGCGGCCGACAATTGGGATGGCCTCCGGGTTAA
- the LOC134208831 gene encoding uncharacterized protein K02A2.6-like, with the protein MNPAAGSGMLPFDPDDTTNVSSRWKKWKRSFEIFLDVNNVALPSRKKSYLLHFAGESVQDIYDSLVGDGNQPVPVGSDAYQEAVGVLDGHFLPMKCLPQERHIFRNLQQEPDEKISKFVLRLREQGNLCEYQDWLEENIKEQIFEKGSSDELRAKILTKPSMTLTEIINEGRSLETIEKVRQQLKRSADINKLSTSKNECFRCGRVGHYANEDCCPAKDKKCEKCGLSGHFKRCCKTKEQNIDNNRFKQRNKRIRQVGEEASGGQESTYDSDDESTGDATEVKYVFAADTDNSQAEKVVCSIGGVKIKWIVDSGAGINVIDNNTWSYLKKQNIDILSQSKGSNRTLKAYGNNHLRVIGEFTAEIATKNRSVVGEVVVVQDKGASLLSRETATQLNILNINTNVWRVNDESNRIGRIKGFEVTLQINDTVKPVQHTKCHVPIPLQEKVQREIDHLLEQDIIEPAPRDSPWISRLVVSPKAGDTSSVRLCVDMRAANKAIVPQHHPLPTFDDIVPHLNDCKWFSKIDLVKAFHQVLLAEGSRFITTFATHQGYYRYKRLTFGMNCASEVFQSIIERILKESKVCGSL; encoded by the coding sequence atGAATCCTGCAGCAGGGAGCGGAATGTTACCATTCGATCCAGATGACACGACGAATGTTAGTTCGAGATGGAAGAAGTGGAAACGTTCTTTCGAGATTTTTTTGGACGTCAATAATGTGGCTCTTCCGAGCAGAAAGAAGTCATACCTACTCCACTTTGCGGGGGAAAGCGTACAGGATATATATGATAGTCTAGTGGGCGATGGAAATCAGCCAGTGCCGGTAGGATCGGATGCTTACCAGGAAGCTGTTGGAGTGCTAGACGGTCATTTCTTGCCCATGAAGTGCTTGCCACAGGAGCGCCATATCTTCCGGAATTTGCAGCAAGAACCTGATGAGAAGATTTCAAAGTTTGTTCTCCGTTTGCGAGAGCAGGGTAATCTATGCGAATACCAAGATTGGCTGGAAGAAAACATCAAAGAGCAGATCTTTGAAAAGGGATCATCCGACGAGCTTCGAGCGAAAATACTGACGAAACCATCAATGACCTTGACAGAAATTATAAATGAAGGCCGTTCGCTCGAAACTATCGAAAAAGTACGACAGCAGTTAAAGCGTTCCGCAGATATAAACAAACTTTCAACTTCCAAGAACGAATGTTTTCGATGTGGTCGTGTTGGGCATTATGCTAACGAGGATTGCTGCCCGGCGAAGGATAAGAAATGCGAGAAGTGCGGTCTTTCGGGACATTTCAAGCGATGCTGCAAAACAAAGGAACAGAATATCGACAATAATCGTTTCAAGCAAAGGAATAAGCGGATTCGGCAGGTTGGAGAGGAAGCATCAGGTGGACAGGAAAGTACATATGACTCTGACGATGAAAGCACGGGTGACGCAACAGAAGTGAAGTACGTTTTTGCCGCAGATACGGATAACTCACAGGCAGAGAAGGTAGTTTGCAGTATTGGGGGTGTGAAGATTAAGTGGATCGTGGACTCAGGAGCAGGAATCAACGTTATTGATAACAACACATGGTCCTATTTGAAGAAGCAGAACATCGATATCCTTTCACAGAGCAAAGGATCCAATAGAACCCTAAAAGCATACGGTAACAATCATCTGCGCGTTATCGGAGAGTTTACTGCAGAAATCGCAACGAAAAATCGCAGTGTGGTGGGAGAGGTCGTCGTTGTGCAAGACAAAGGTGCAAGTTTGCTGAGTAGGGAAACGGCAACTCAGCTCAATATTCTGAATATCAACACAAATGTCTGGAGAGTAAACGACGAATCCAACAGAATTGGCAGGATAAAAGGATTTGAAGTGACGTTGCAAATCAACGATACTGTGAAGCCGGTTCAACACACAAAATGCCATGTTCCGATTCCGCTTCAGGAAAAAGTGCAACGAGAAATTGATCATCTATTGGAACAAGACATAATTGAGCCAGCCCCAAGAGATTCACCGTGGATATCTCGTCTTGTCGTCAGTCCCAAAGCAGGTGATACATCCAGCGTTCGGCTTTGTGTGGATATGCGAGCGGCAAATAAAGCGATAGTACCGCAGCACCATCCCCTACCTACTTTTGATGACATCGTGCCTCATTTAAACGACTGCAAGTGgttttcgaaaatcgatttGGTCAAAGCATTTCATCAAGTACTGTTGGCAGAGGGTTCCAGATTCATAACCACTTTCGCAACGCATCAGGGGTATTATCGATATAAAAGATTGACCTTCGGAATGAACTGCGCATCCGAGGTCTTTCAAAGCATCATTGAGCGTATTCTGAAGGAATCAAAGGTGTGCGGGTCTTTATAG
- the LOC134217864 gene encoding THUMP domain-containing protein 1 homolog, which yields MSTAAKRPKMDKKGKTDKRNYYAKAFSGGDSRRKYLEPGQCGFMVTCNFREKDCIQESYRLLNECADELYGKAEEDSQKKKPAADQDDAEEEDISVLVQNQAEAVKKERPQFRFQSVETGAKNCCFITTTLKEPKELALKILRDLHETKKRKSRNILRLMPIEVVTRANLKDIIDASGSLFDKYFLKEPKTFAIMFNKRFNNSIERTEVIEELAGLVASKNIHNKANLKNPDLAIIVEVVKGLCLISVVPDYFLLRKYNLVEICAGREEASKEKVSEDKKGDDQETNSSKAEEEPETSEKETDGTQEGEKELSEAGQESDEKPEKMKPDKIPDIVAESAV from the coding sequence ATGTCGACAGCAGCCAAGCGTCCCAAGATGGACAAAAAAGGAAAAACGGACAAGCGCAATTACTACGCCAAAGCGTTTTCCGGCGGCGATTCGAGAAGGAAGTACCTGGAACCGGGTCAGTGTGGTTTCATGGTGACGTGCAACTTCCGGGAAAAGGATTGCATCCAGGAGAGCTACCGGCTACTGAACGAATGTGCTGACGAGCTGTACGGCAAAGCGGAAGAAGACTCACAAAAGAAGAAGCCAGCCGCGGATCAGGACGACGCAGaagaagaggacatttccgtgttGGTGCAAAATCAAGCAGAAGCCGTCAAGAAAGAACGACCGCAGTTCCGGTTCCAATCGGTCGAAACCGGAGCGAAGAATTGCTGTTTCATTACGACGACTCTGAAGGAACCCAAAGAGCTAGCGCTGAAGATTCTTCGCGACTTACACGAAACCAAGAAACGCAAAAGCCGCAACATCCTGCGTCTAATGCCTATTGAGGTGGTCACGAGGGCCAATCTGAAGGACATCATCGATGCTTCGGGATCTCTGTTCGACAAATACTTCCTGAAAGAGCCAAAAACGTTCGCCATCATGTTTAACAAGCGTTTCAACAACAGCATCGAAAGGACTGAAGTAATCGAAGAACTGGCTGGTCTGGTTGCTTCGAAGAATATCCACAACAAGGCCAACTTGAAGAACCCGGATCTGGCCATTATCGTGGAAGTCGTTAAAGGATTATGCCTGATCAGCGTAGTACCCGACTACTTCCTGCTGCGGAAGTACAACTTGGTGGAGATTTGTGCTGGAAGAGAAGAAGCCAGCAAAGAAAAAGTCTCAGAAGATAAGAAGGGTGACGATCAGGaaacgaattcctcgaaagCTGAGGAAGAACCAGAGACATCAGAAAAAGAAACAGATGGGACACAAGAAGGGGAGAAAGAATTATCAGAAGCAGGACAGGAATCAGACGAAAAACCGGAGAAAATGAAACCGGACAAAATTCCTGATATCGTAGCAGAGTCAGCGGTTTAA